Part of the Coregonus clupeaformis isolate EN_2021a chromosome 8, ASM2061545v1, whole genome shotgun sequence genome, GCTATtgttacaagattaagggtgggacacagccagttgaataagacattaaatgtgataggaaagcagccatcaggaaagtgtgattattgtcaggaaatagagactgtggagcatgtattgctacagtgtgggcagtatcagagggaaagagagaggatgagatttagtatgagggagaaggggatacaggaaattagtttaaagagtatattgagcagaacgtcattagatatagtttcaaatattttgttatcttttttaagagaaacagcgttggcaggtaggatttagtttctccctgtctctggcccacattccagtacggtaggtggtggtaatgcaccataatgttggatgccaaccgccgataaaccccactgaagaagaagaaggccccagagtctgcaacaccactaagcaaggggcaccaccaagcaagcggcaccatgaagaccaaggagctctccaaacaggtctggGACAAAGTTGTATAACCCAACAGATCAGGGtcgggttataaaacaatatccgaaactttaaacatcccaaggagcaccattaaatctattatttaaaaaattgaaagaatatggcaccacaacaaacctgccaagagatggccgcccaccaaactcacggaccaggcaaggagggcattaatcagagaggcaacaaagagaccaaagataaccctgaaggagctgcaaagctccacagtgaagattggagtatctgtctgtcacgccctgatcgagagaactcttgttggttgggtcagggtgtgagttttctgtttaGATTCTCTGTTTAGAGtctagtatttctatgtttggccgggtgtgattcccaatcagaggcagctgtcgctcgttgtctctgattggggatcatacttaggcagccagttttcctgcctgggttgtgggatcttgtttgtgtttcggtgagtttggcttgtttgtgtatagccttccgacgtcacgtttcgtttacttttgttgttttgtcagtgtgtattcagttgaataaacatgttcgcataccacgctgcaccttggtctgacccgtctctcaacgaccgtgacactgtccataggaccactttaagccatacactccacagagctgggcttcgcagaagagtggccagaaaaaagccattgcttaaagaaaaaaataagcaaacacgtttggtgttcgccaaaaggcatgtgggagactccccaaacatatggaagaaggtactctggtcagatgagactacaattgagctttttggccatcaaggaaaacgctatgtctggcgcaaacccaacacctctcatcaccccgagaacatcatccttgctgtggggatgtttttcatcggcaggtacggggaaattcttgagggaaacctgtttcagtcttccagagatttgagactgggacggaggttcaccttccagcaggacaatgaccctcgagtggtttaaggggaaacatttaaatgtcttggaatggcctagtcaaagcccagacctcaatccaattgagaatatgtggtatgacttaaaaattgctgtacaccagcggaacccatccaacttgaaggagctggagcagttttgccttgaagaacgggcaaaaatcccagtggctagatgtgccacgcATATAGAATGCCAAGggcggtgaatactttcgcaagccactgtagctagctacctttacCAGGAGCTGGAATTTCAACATGAAGATGACAAATGGAACATTGTCGATCCCCTGCTGTCGACAGTTCTGCTTCCAAACTTTGTAACTTATTTTTGTTAGATTCATTCTAAATTTTCAGTGCTTCAttctcagtggtggaaaaagtacccaattgtcatacttgagttgaaagtaaagatactttaatagaatggttttaaatatacttaagtatcaaaagtaaatgtaattgctaaaatattcttaagtatcaaaagtaaaagtaaaagtacaaatcatttcaaattacttatattaagcaaaccagatggcacaattttagttttttatttatttatcgatAGCCAGGGGGACACTCCaaaactcagacataatttagaaaccaagcatttgtgtttagtgggtctgccagatcagaggcagtagggaggaccagggttgttctcttgataagtgcatgaatttgacaattttcctgtcctgctaagcattcaaaatgtaacgagtacttctgggtgtcagggaaaatgtatggagcaaAAAGTACACTATTTTCTTTAGGGATGtattgaagtaaaagttgtcaaaaatataaatattaaagtaaagtacagataccacaaaaaactatttctacttaagtactttataccACTGTTCGTTCTCAAGTTTAATCTTGGACACCTCCAGCCGAAGTTCAAATGCACCATCCTCTACAATTCTCAGTAGTTCCACGACCACAATTTTCAAAAGTTGGTTCAAGACAGATGTTAACTGAGTTTTTTAAATAGTCACAACTCGCTATAATTGTCTTTTTATACAACAACAAGTATGTGAACGTATGAACGTGCTAAGTACTTTGAACGTTCTGCTGCTAGCTGTCAAGGAACGAAATCAACATAAAAGCATTGCCACAATAGAGAAAGGAACACTGCCATCTACTGGATAGAGACTGGTCGCACAAGTACCTTCCTAAAATTACTTTGGTCAGACAGCTCTTGCTGTCAGAAGTACGCAATAAAGATCCATCAAACTTCGATTATAATACCCCATTGTAAACCTGACACCCTGTTATTCTATACCACTCTGGAAGAAGTTACAAAAACCGAAAGGTGAACGAGTATACGCCGTTTTAGACATGCACTTCTGCCTCATTGAAGAAAGACGGTTCAGGTTCTGAAGTCCAAGGTAAATTGGCAGTGGCAAATTTTACACAACTGTGCAGTGTGCAACTGTGCACCATGGTTATCTCTGACCTATAGTAGCCTATAGACTTTGAGACTGCAGAGGAGAACACATTACTCCTTTATAGTCGGGGGTTGATCATACACAATTCTAGTCAAAACCTGTATGTGGGTGCCTTGAACGCATAGaggtcctctctgtctctatctactctTCTACAATGGTGTCTGGGAGGTTGTTGCTGTCCGTGGCAGTCCTCATTCTCTGTGGGTGTCAGGGTGCACACAGTGGTAATGTGCTGGTCTTTCCTGGGGAGTTCAGTCACTGGCTCAACATGCGTGTGATCCTGGAGAAACTAGTGGAGCGGAATCATAGTGTCACAGTGCTGATTTGCTCTGCCTCACCTTCTGTCAACTATACCAAACCAGAGAGTTTCAGCTTCAAGGTGTATAATGTTCCTTTTGAGAGACATGATTTGGAGTCTCTCCAGGAGGACTTCCTAAACTTCTGGATGTACGAGGCTCAGAACGCCTCAATGTTGCAGGTGGGCCTGAAGATCCGGGACGTGTTGGGGAGAATGACAGCGCTACAACTCAACATGTGTGATGCCATGTTTCACAATGAAGAGCTTATGCACACACTGAGACAGTGGGAGTTTGACGCAGTCCTTTCTGATCCAATGATGCCATGCAGTGACTTAATGGCAGATGCTCTAAATGTACCTCTCATTATCTCGTTGAGGTTTTCATTTGGCTTGGTTATGGAGAGGCACTGTGGGCAGATACCAGCACCCCCCTCTTTTGTTCCTACCCCCCCTTTGACGTACTCAGACCAAATGAGTTTCTTTGAGCGGGTCCACAATTTTGTTATGTATATGATGCATTCTAGCCTGTTCTATATACACTGCCTAGTGACCATGGATAAGTACTACAGTGGGATCAAGGGTAAGTTGATCAGAATTTGTCAAAAAGTTGGAAGGGTCCTTGCACCACAAGCTCAATTTCAGGTTTGGTTTTTATAAAGATTGGAATATCTACAAGAAGAATGTAATATCATAACTTGGTTTATTCGTGTATATCTTTGATTAAGTGGATAAGCAAAATCAAGTTAGGCACTCCTTTGACAGAGCTCTGACTGAAGCAGTGCTTTTCCCATTGATGTTATATATAGGACTAGGCCTATACTAAAGCTGTTCTGTGTGCAAATCTGCAACATGTTTGTTAATGAATGCTTATTATACACAATGGCTTTTTTAGGACAATAACTGTTATATTCTGAGAGAGAATCCGCTGTAAAAGTTGTAACAATATAATTACTGATTAGCTTGTATAGGTTTTGTGGACTACTTATTTAGCAGTACTGCGTCTCTTTCATAATGCATCTCGACATTTATCAGGAAGACCTACAACTTTATGCGAGATCTTGGGGAAGGCAGATATCTGGTTGATACGGACCTACTGGGACTTTGAGTATCCTCGACCTTTCCTTCCCAACTTTAAATTTGTGGGAGGCCTTCACTGCAAACCTGCAAAGCCACTTTCAGAAGTAAGGCTTTTAAACACAAACGTATCAACTGTCTTACAAGATACTGAAACAAGTCAGTCTATTGGGCTGATATCATTGAATCACAATTAAGTAGATTGTGTTGAATTTCAGGCCATGGAGGAGTTTGTGCAGAGTTCAGGAGATGATGGAATCGTGGTGTTTTCACTGGGGTCCATGATCAAGAACCTAACTAAAGAGAGGGGAAACACCATAGCCACTGCATTGGGACAAATACCACAGAAGGTTAGTCTGTTGCTTTTTTTAAATAGCTTTGTTACATTGTTATAAGCAGAGGTGTCATCGTCTCCCTGATCCCGATATTTGATCCATTTGTACAATTCAAACATACAAGCTAGCTTACAGTTTTCCTTTACATATAATTATGTCAGAGATATTGA contains:
- the LOC121571129 gene encoding UDP-glucuronosyltransferase 2A1, which translates into the protein MVSGRLLLSVAVLILCGCQGAHSGNVLVFPGEFSHWLNMRVILEKLVERNHSVTVLICSASPSVNYTKPESFSFKVYNVPFERHDLESLQEDFLNFWMYEAQNASMLQVGLKIRDVLGRMTALQLNMCDAMFHNEELMHTLRQWEFDAVLSDPMMPCSDLMADALNVPLIISLRFSFGLVMERHCGQIPAPPSFVPTPPLTYSDQMSFFERVHNFVMYMMHSSLFYIHCLVTMDKYYSGIKGRPTTLCEILGKADIWLIRTYWDFEYPRPFLPNFKFVGGLHCKPAKPLSEAMEEFVQSSGDDGIVVFSLGSMIKNLTKERGNTIATALGQIPQKVLWRYSGEKPETLAPNTRVYDWIPQNDLLGHPKTKAFVTHGGTNGLYESIYHGVPMVGIPLFADQPDNISHMKNKGAAVMVDFNKMTSKDLVDGLNSVINDPSYKESMMRLSRIHHDQPMKPLDTAVFWIEFVMRNKGAKHLRVEAHNLSWYQYHCLDVAAALLAIVALVIVVSIKTCIFCFRKCCKKAKARQKTE